From one Bacilli bacterium PM5-9 genomic stretch:
- a CDS encoding formiminoglutamase (product_source=KO:K01479; cath_funfam=3.40.800.10; cog=COG0010; ko=KO:K01479; pfam=PF00491; superfamily=52768; tigrfam=TIGR01227): MIGYTKPNMSSWKGRIDSTTDYRSFRWHQYIQDLDLSSNIKKAPTKLSFILIGYKVDMGIVLNNGRPGAKNGPEKIREFLSNKPCSFTDEIKIFDGGDVNYVSSVEQAQETLATLITKCLENNYFPIVMGGGHDVSYGTMSALIKHYDIVNNNFGIINFDAHFDSRPYERSTSGTMFRQIHDDIVKMNAPFNHISVGIQKSGNTLSLFDYIKSIKSEYILAGDVTHENRAINHYRLNEFTKKQDIIYTCVCCDVFASPFAPGVSSPQPLGIEPELFLELLKDVLDSKKVVAFDIAEVSPDLDTSNSTASLGALIIYSIINYFGELSLNNG; encoded by the coding sequence ATGATAGGTTATACTAAACCAAATATGTCAAGTTGGAAAGGAAGAATTGATAGTACGACAGATTATAGAAGTTTTCGTTGGCATCAATATATTCAAGATCTAGATTTATCTTCTAATATAAAAAAAGCCCCAACAAAACTATCATTTATTTTAATCGGATACAAAGTCGATATGGGAATTGTCTTAAATAATGGACGCCCTGGCGCTAAAAATGGTCCAGAAAAAATAAGAGAGTTTTTGAGTAATAAACCATGCTCTTTCACTGATGAAATTAAAATTTTTGATGGTGGAGATGTTAATTATGTTTCTTCTGTTGAACAAGCACAAGAAACACTAGCAACCTTAATTACAAAATGTTTAGAAAATAATTATTTTCCAATTGTAATGGGTGGTGGACACGATGTTAGTTATGGAACAATGAGCGCTTTAATTAAACATTATGATATTGTAAATAATAATTTTGGAATAATAAACTTTGATGCTCATTTTGATTCTCGTCCATATGAGAGATCAACATCAGGAACAATGTTTAGACAAATTCATGATGATATTGTAAAGATGAATGCCCCATTTAATCATATTAGTGTAGGAATACAAAAAAGTGGTAATACTTTATCTTTGTTTGATTATATAAAAAGTATTAAATCAGAGTATATTCTTGCTGGTGATGTCACACATGAAAATAGAGCAATCAATCACTATCGCTTAAATGAATTTACAAAAAAACAAGATATCATTTATACTTGTGTTTGTTGTGATGTATTTGCTTCTCCTTTTGCTCCTGGAGTTAGTAGCCCTCAGCCACTTGGTATTGAACCAGAATTATTTCTTGAACTTCTAAAAGATGTTCTTGATAGTAAAAAGGTTGTAGCATTTGATATTGCTGAAGTATCTCCTGATTTAGATACATCTAATTCAACAGCCAGTTTAGGAGCATTAATAATTTATTCAATTATAAATTATTTTGGTGAATTATCATTAAACAATGGTTAA
- a CDS encoding Ser-tRNA(Ala) deacylase AlaX (product_source=COG2872; cath_funfam=3.30.980.10; cog=COG2872; pfam=PF07973; superfamily=50447,55186), which produces MLRKLFWEDPYLSECSAHITSVNDDKVTVDQTVAYAFSGGQESDYGTINGFKILEAYKDGLDIVYVLENHNLNKGDEVIIKIDFDRRYKLMKLHFCGDLVLQIIMKRYPDIKRIGAHVSADKVRIDFELDFNISEMFEWIQEELDRVIAADYEIETGYINEEKQIRYWKIEGYGPANCGGTHIKSTKELNKIKLKRKNIGGGKERIEMIPAD; this is translated from the coding sequence ATGTTAAGAAAACTATTTTGGGAAGATCCTTATTTAAGCGAGTGTTCAGCTCATATTACAAGCGTTAATGATGATAAGGTTACAGTTGATCAAACTGTTGCTTATGCATTTAGTGGTGGTCAAGAAAGTGATTATGGAACGATTAATGGCTTTAAGATACTAGAGGCATATAAAGATGGTTTAGATATTGTTTATGTTCTGGAAAATCATAATTTAAACAAGGGTGATGAAGTAATAATTAAAATTGATTTTGATAGAAGATACAAGTTAATGAAACTACATTTTTGCGGTGATTTAGTTTTACAAATAATTATGAAGCGTTATCCAGATATAAAAAGAATAGGTGCCCATGTTAGTGCTGATAAAGTTAGAATTGATTTTGAATTAGATTTTAATATTTCAGAAATGTTTGAATGGATTCAAGAAGAATTAGATCGAGTAATTGCAGCTGATTATGAAATTGAAACAGGATATATTAATGAAGAAAAACAAATTAGATATTGGAAAATAGAAGGGTATGGTCCAGCTAATTGTGGTGGAACACATATTAAAAGTACTAAAGAATTAAATAAAATAAAATTAAAAAGAAAAAATATTGGTGGAGGAAAAGAAAGAATAGAAATGATACCAGCGGACTAA